The stretch of DNA CCGCCAGCATGGAGCAGCTTACGGCAACCGTGGGGCAGAACGCGGATAATGCGCGCCAGGCGGCTCAACTTTCCCGCAGCGCGGCCGATACCGCGAAGCAGGGTGGGCAGCAGGCGGCTAACGTGGCCAGCACCATGCGCGACATCGCCGGCAGCTCGCAGAAAATCAGCGACATCACCAGCGTTATCGACGGCATTGCATTCCAGACTAACATCCTGGCGCTGAACGCGGCGGTAGAAGCGGCGCGAGCCGGTGAGCAGGGCCGTGGTTTCGCCGTGGTGGCGGGTGAGGTTCGTAATCTTGCCAGCCGCAGCGCGCAGGCGGCAAAAGAGATCAAAGTATTGATTGAAGAGTCCGTTGACCGCGTACAGCAGGGGTCGAAGCTGGTTGATACGGCTGCGACCACGATGGCCGAGATAGTTCGTTCGGTGACGCAGGTGAACGACATTATGGGGGAAATAGCCTCGGCGTCTGATGAACAGCGTCGTGGCATCGAACAGGTCGCCCAGGCGGTAAGCCAGATGGATCAGGTGACACAGCAAAACGCCGCGCTGGTTGAAGAGGCGGCGAGCGCCACCGATGCGCTGGCGGGCCAGGCCGAATATCTCTCCGGCGTGGTGGCCGTATTTAACCTGAGCGGCGCCGAACCTCAGTCCTCCGCCAGTGAGTTTGTCGCTTCCGGAGAATGGGTAACATCTTGAATGGAATGAAGAAGGCGCTATGACATCACCAACGCCCACGGGGCAACAGTCATTAATGCTACAGATGACACAGCGTCTGCCGCTCTCCGACGCGCATTTTCGTCGGATATGCCAGTTGATTTACCAGCGCGCGGGAATCGTGCTGGCCGACCATAAACGGGACATGGTTTACAACCGTCTGGTTCGCCGCCTGCGTCTGCTGGGGCTGGATGATTTTGGCCGTTATTTGGGCATGCTGGAGGCGAACTCCAGTACCGCCGAATGGCAGGCCTTTATTAACTCGCTGACCACTAACCTGACGGCATTTTTCCGCGAGGGGCACCACTTCCCGATCCTTGCGGAACACGCCCGCAAGCGCGGCGGAGATTATAAAGTCTGGAGCGCAGCGGCGTCGACCGGCGAAGAGCCGTATTCCATCGCCATTACGCTTGCCGATGTGCTGGGCGGCGGCGCGGGGCGCTGGAAGGTTTTTGCCAGCGACATAGACACTCAGGTGCTGGAGAAAGCGCAGAGCGGCGTTTACCGCCAGGAAGAGCTGAAAACGCTGTCACCGATGCAGATGCAGCGCTATTTCATGCGCGGCACGGGCCCGCATGACGGCCTGGTTCGCGTGCGCAGCGAGCTGTCGAGTCATATTGATTTTGCGCCGATCAACCTGCTGGACAAGCAGGCGCCGGTGCCGGGGCCTTTTGACGCCATTTTTTGTCGCAATGTGATGATTTATTTCGATAAACCAACACAGCAGGCCATTTTGCAGCGCTTTGTTCCGCTGCTGAAGCCCGGTGGATTGCTGTTTGCCGGGCATTCGGAGAACTTCAGTAACCTCAGCCGCGACTTCTGGCTGCGTGGCCAGACGGTCTATGGCCTGAGTAAGGAAAGAACATGACGAAAATACGTGTCTTATCGGTCGATGACTCTGCGCTGATGCGGCAGATAATGACGGAAATTATC from Cedecea neteri encodes:
- the cheR gene encoding protein-glutamate O-methyltransferase CheR, producing MTSPTPTGQQSLMLQMTQRLPLSDAHFRRICQLIYQRAGIVLADHKRDMVYNRLVRRLRLLGLDDFGRYLGMLEANSSTAEWQAFINSLTTNLTAFFREGHHFPILAEHARKRGGDYKVWSAAASTGEEPYSIAITLADVLGGGAGRWKVFASDIDTQVLEKAQSGVYRQEELKTLSPMQMQRYFMRGTGPHDGLVRVRSELSSHIDFAPINLLDKQAPVPGPFDAIFCRNVMIYFDKPTQQAILQRFVPLLKPGGLLFAGHSENFSNLSRDFWLRGQTVYGLSKERT